In Moorella sp. Hama-1, a single genomic region encodes these proteins:
- a CDS encoding DUF3189 family protein, whose product MIVVYACFNGTHAGVIAAALHLGWLTPAQLPDWRQLKKLPHFDAPEGRGGLRYLSRDRTGAAIYTAAVGNDGAAARLAVASFLAIMGREQGEVVWLDVSRHVSLSWRVGGFCRRYRHLATPGRWLLCWSLRRDYQTLAGLVEGVRRSMAGGLKKPAPASGLRPRLQVKT is encoded by the coding sequence ATGATAGTTGTTTACGCCTGTTTTAACGGCACCCATGCCGGGGTAATCGCCGCCGCCCTGCATTTGGGGTGGCTTACTCCCGCTCAACTGCCGGACTGGCGGCAATTAAAAAAACTCCCCCATTTTGATGCTCCTGAAGGGCGGGGAGGCCTGCGCTACCTGAGCCGGGATCGCACCGGCGCGGCTATATACACTGCCGCCGTGGGTAATGACGGTGCAGCCGCCCGGTTGGCGGTGGCGAGTTTCCTGGCAATTATGGGGCGGGAACAGGGGGAGGTGGTGTGGTTAGATGTCTCCCGCCATGTTTCCCTATCGTGGCGGGTAGGCGGTTTCTGCCGGCGCTACCGCCACCTGGCAACACCGGGCCGGTGGTTATTGTGCTGGAGTCTTAGACGTGACTACCAAACCCTGGCCGGTTTGGTAGAAGGGGTCCGGAGGAGCATGGCTGGTGGGCTAAAAAAACCGGCCCCTGCTTCCGGGTTGAGGCCCCGGCTCCAGGTAAAAACTTGA
- a CDS encoding DUF3189 family protein encodes MQVIYHCFGGSHSSVTAAAIHLGLLPRDRLPAAAELMSLPYFDARSRGEEGEIKYMGRDPYGNDIYAAGKKNLGERFEALLYDLAAALELPRRELLLLNTSPFVNRLMVLGGFTSRRLGMTTPGRPLVILGTRRAYFQLVAFVDRHRPLWQGGNHCRQEGATPAAKQG; translated from the coding sequence ATGCAGGTTATCTACCATTGCTTTGGTGGCTCCCATTCCTCGGTAACGGCAGCAGCCATCCACCTGGGGCTGCTGCCCCGGGACCGTTTACCTGCGGCAGCGGAACTCATGTCCCTGCCGTATTTTGATGCCCGCAGCCGGGGAGAAGAGGGGGAAATTAAATATATGGGCCGTGACCCTTACGGTAACGACATTTATGCGGCTGGTAAGAAAAATCTGGGTGAGCGCTTTGAAGCCCTCCTTTACGATCTGGCAGCAGCTCTGGAACTGCCACGCAGGGAATTGCTACTCCTCAACACCTCCCCCTTTGTGAACCGGTTAATGGTCCTGGGGGGCTTCACCTCCCGGCGCCTGGGGATGACCACCCCCGGGCGGCCCCTGGTTATCCTGGGCACCCGGCGGGCCTATTTCCAGCTGGTCGCTTTTGTCGACCGGCACCGCCCCCTCTGGCAGGGTGGTAACCATTGCCGGCAGGAAGGAGCCACCCCCGCCGCCAAACAAGGCTGA
- the spoIIP gene encoding stage II sporulation protein P, with product MSKISRSIRIWGGLGLLVLALVMLGVASLRNQDQAPAARVFSLAELLPGNHTTGQYSVLVDEQGRVLDMMARKVYIHDEFISADNHRYRVIRIEGNRGICREIGIEQISLNEEEAPALAGQPAPAGSATPAQAGSQIIGVYHSHDDESYVPSDGTESIPGNGGILKVGSAFSDRLRSLGLTVIHDTTSHAPHDDGSYRRSRRTALSLLQKGAAALFDIHRDGVPDPTFYRRTINGQDVTMVRLVVGRENQNMGANLDYAKRLKAAADARYPGLIRGIFIGAGSYNQDLTPRAMLLEVGTHTNTRQEAERGAALFADVVPPVLGFAATPTAARTPSTAADWKGVFFVLLAFVLGGGIFLLISAGSWEKAVARLKQFTSIEWVNLLGWRRASKPLVNKGLKGNAGKEKETEEMDEEGGAVRPLAKPYANLETNDERADWQKD from the coding sequence ATGAGTAAAATCAGCCGTTCCATCCGAATCTGGGGCGGGTTGGGCTTGCTGGTTCTGGCCCTGGTCATGCTGGGAGTTGCCTCCCTCCGGAACCAGGATCAGGCTCCGGCTGCCCGGGTCTTCAGCCTGGCTGAACTGTTGCCGGGCAACCATACCACCGGGCAATACTCCGTCCTGGTTGATGAACAGGGCCGGGTCCTGGATATGATGGCCCGCAAGGTCTACATTCATGACGAGTTTATCTCCGCTGATAACCATCGGTACCGGGTAATCCGTATTGAAGGCAACCGAGGTATCTGCCGGGAAATAGGTATTGAGCAGATCTCCCTCAATGAGGAGGAGGCTCCCGCCCTGGCCGGGCAACCCGCCCCTGCAGGCAGTGCGACCCCGGCCCAGGCCGGCAGCCAGATAATCGGCGTTTATCACTCCCATGACGACGAATCCTACGTACCTTCCGACGGTACGGAGAGTATTCCTGGAAACGGCGGCATCCTCAAGGTAGGCAGCGCCTTCAGCGATCGCCTGCGCAGCCTGGGGCTAACAGTCATCCATGACACGACTTCCCATGCTCCCCATGACGACGGCTCCTACCGGCGTTCCCGCCGCACGGCTTTATCCTTATTGCAAAAAGGGGCGGCGGCCCTGTTCGATATCCACCGGGACGGAGTACCCGACCCCACCTTTTACCGCCGGACAATCAATGGCCAGGATGTCACTATGGTGCGACTGGTCGTTGGCCGGGAAAACCAGAATATGGGCGCCAACCTGGATTATGCTAAAAGATTGAAGGCAGCAGCCGATGCCCGCTATCCCGGCTTAATCAGGGGGATATTCATCGGCGCCGGTAGCTACAACCAGGACCTCACCCCCAGGGCTATGCTCTTGGAGGTGGGTACCCACACCAATACCCGCCAGGAAGCGGAGCGGGGGGCCGCCCTCTTCGCTGACGTCGTGCCGCCGGTTCTGGGCTTCGCTGCCACTCCTACAGCGGCCCGGACTCCCAGTACTGCTGCCGACTGGAAAGGTGTCTTCTTTGTCCTGCTGGCTTTTGTCCTCGGCGGCGGCATTTTCCTACTGATTTCAGCCGGCAGCTGGGAAAAGGCCGTAGCCAGGTTAAAACAATTTACCTCCATAGAGTGGGTTAACCTGCTGGGCTGGCGGCGGGCCTCTAAACCCCTGGTGAACAAAGGTCTTAAGGGTAATGCCGGCAAGGAAAAAGAGACTGAAGAAATGGATGAGGAAGGTGGGGCGGTCCGGCCGTTGGCAAAACCTTATGCAAATCTGGAGACCAATGACGAAAGGGCGGACTGGCAAAAGGACTGA
- a CDS encoding DUF1614 domain-containing protein, translating into MTGYTIGVLLLVIIFGLVYFGLAHRVLDRLYLNDRTALVLIVAMIVGSFINIPLTSGRVVTSINVGGALIPLGLAVYVLYRAGTARETGRALLGAVVTAAVLFGITYITRGREAWNVYALNLLDPLYYYPFVAGLVAYLVGRSRRAAFVGAILGVLLLDLTDLIFYLRLGLRGTVAFGGAGIIDATFMAAVVAVLLAELIGEIRERMQGGPQIGTHDRSLLAGLKGPALKQAPASTNTETTQGRGGEGNE; encoded by the coding sequence ATGACGGGATATACCATTGGCGTTTTGTTGCTGGTTATTATCTTTGGCCTGGTTTATTTTGGCCTGGCCCACCGGGTCCTGGATCGCCTGTATTTAAACGATCGTACCGCCCTGGTCTTGATTGTGGCTATGATTGTAGGCAGCTTCATCAACATCCCCCTGACCAGCGGCCGCGTCGTTACTTCCATAAACGTCGGCGGTGCCCTGATACCCCTGGGCCTGGCCGTTTATGTCCTTTACCGGGCCGGTACAGCCCGGGAGACGGGGCGGGCCCTGCTGGGGGCAGTTGTAACTGCCGCCGTCCTTTTTGGCATCACCTACATCACCCGCGGCCGGGAAGCATGGAATGTCTACGCCCTTAACCTCCTTGATCCCCTTTATTATTACCCCTTCGTCGCCGGCTTAGTAGCCTACCTGGTCGGTCGTTCCCGCCGGGCGGCCTTTGTGGGGGCTATCCTGGGCGTCCTGCTGCTGGATCTTACTGACCTCATCTTTTACCTACGCCTGGGCCTGCGCGGGACGGTGGCCTTCGGCGGCGCCGGTATTATTGACGCCACCTTTATGGCTGCTGTGGTGGCAGTTCTCCTGGCGGAATTAATCGGGGAGATAAGGGAAAGGATGCAGGGTGGCCCGCAAATCGGTACTCACGACCGTTCCTTACTGGCCGGCCTGAAAGGGCCAGCCCTGAAACAGGCACCAGCGAGTACAAACACTGAGACAACTCAAGGCAGGGGGGGTGAGGGTAATGAGTAA
- the fni gene encoding type 2 isopentenyl-diphosphate Delta-isomerase yields the protein MNDIDNEGRGRRKLEHLRLFQGDNNDGNGLEDVHIIHQALPELDWSDIDLSCRWLGKTLAAPFIINALTGGPPETTAINAALARVARRTGIALAVGSQKGAVENKDWRASFTVVRRENPDGLILANIGAGNSPATAAEAADMIAADGLQVHLNAAQELVMPEGDRSFRGWLGNIRDLVNTLEVPVIAKEVGFGLSREAARQLYHAGVRILDVGGRGGTDFAAIENRRRERQITALAEWGLPTAVSILEIKELGLPVEIVSTGGIRHALDAARALALGARIVGVAGYFLKILLEEGEENLAQEILHWQEDLKRICLLTGCATPAELASSPIVITGQTRAWLDGLRRRQV from the coding sequence TTGAATGATATAGATAACGAAGGCCGGGGCCGGCGCAAGCTGGAACACCTGCGCCTTTTCCAGGGAGATAATAACGACGGTAACGGCCTGGAGGATGTCCACATCATCCATCAGGCCCTGCCGGAACTGGACTGGTCTGATATAGATCTTAGTTGCCGGTGGCTGGGAAAAACCCTGGCCGCCCCTTTTATTATTAACGCCCTTACCGGCGGACCACCGGAGACAACGGCCATCAACGCCGCCCTGGCCAGGGTGGCGCGACGGACGGGTATTGCCCTGGCCGTGGGTTCCCAGAAGGGAGCGGTGGAGAATAAAGACTGGCGCGCGAGTTTTACTGTCGTGCGCCGGGAAAACCCAGACGGGTTAATCCTGGCTAACATCGGTGCCGGTAACTCCCCGGCCACGGCGGCCGAGGCAGCAGATATGATTGCTGCCGACGGGTTACAGGTACACCTGAATGCGGCCCAGGAGCTGGTCATGCCCGAGGGTGACCGCTCCTTCCGGGGCTGGCTGGGTAATATCCGGGATCTCGTTAATACCCTGGAGGTACCTGTTATCGCCAAGGAAGTTGGCTTTGGTCTCTCCCGGGAAGCGGCCCGGCAGCTATATCATGCCGGCGTACGGATTCTGGATGTAGGCGGCCGCGGGGGGACTGATTTTGCCGCCATCGAAAACAGGCGCCGGGAACGCCAGATTACCGCCCTGGCGGAATGGGGGCTGCCGACGGCGGTGAGCATCCTAGAGATTAAGGAACTGGGCCTGCCGGTAGAGATAGTATCCACCGGCGGTATCCGCCACGCCCTGGACGCTGCCCGTGCCCTGGCCCTGGGGGCCAGAATCGTAGGTGTAGCTGGCTACTTCCTGAAAATCCTCCTGGAAGAGGGCGAAGAAAACCTGGCCCAGGAGATTCTTCACTGGCAGGAAGACTTAAAACGTATCTGCCTGCTAACCGGCTGTGCCACCCCGGCTGAATTGGCCAGCAGTCCGATAGTCATTACCGGCCAGACCAGGGCCTGGCTGGATGGCCTCCGGCGCCGCCAGGTATAG
- a CDS encoding bifunctional 4-hydroxy-3-methylbut-2-enyl diphosphate reductase/30S ribosomal protein S1, whose amino-acid sequence MSKPVMEVIVADYAGFCFGVTRAVEKARRAPKPVASLGMLIHNPQVVEQLAREGVRPAASLEEVDCDRVLIRSHGTTPETLGQARARGLEIIDATCPYVRRAQRLAQKMAAAGYQVVIVGEAGHPEVQGLLGWAGPGAVVVPDKEAAAALPFHQRRAVLAQTTQPESRLMEVAAALRSNTDTLVVHNTVCQATHQRQEAAVRLARQVDVMVVVGGKESANTRHLAELCRATGTPTYHVERAGELCRQWFINTRRVGVTGGASTPAWIIEEVVVMLTGEEKTMVPEEEKEPVTAQEPAAAGEPLAPAAPEGNAAVSEPENGAGVPAAGAENAAADWDQEAPEVAPEEAGTPEEQRSEMQQITARMPELRRGSVVRGTVIQVNENEVMVDVGGKSEGIIPLNELSHRNVTDPHEVVAVGDTIEVMVLRPENEEGHPVLSKRRADRRVAWERLEEKLASGEEITGEVIEVVKGGLLIDVGVRGFLPASLVERGYVEDLNAYLGQNLRLRVIELDRSKNKVVLSRKAILEEEYEKQRQATWESLEVGQVRTGIVRRLTNFGAFVDLGGVDGLLHVSEISWGRVEHPRDALSEGQEIEVKVLGIDREGGKVSLGRKQLLPNPWDTAAERYPVGTVVEGKVLRLAPFGAFVEVEPGIEGLVHISQLADRHVDKPEDVVSVGETIPVKVLGVDQEAQRMSLSLRQAAREKARKQPRPAEKAAEPQNDSGVKLGDLFGELFEENQSSNQ is encoded by the coding sequence ATGTCAAAACCAGTAATGGAAGTGATTGTAGCCGATTATGCCGGATTTTGTTTCGGCGTCACGCGCGCCGTAGAAAAAGCCCGGCGAGCTCCTAAACCGGTGGCCTCCCTGGGGATGCTTATCCATAACCCCCAGGTGGTGGAGCAGCTCGCCAGGGAGGGCGTCCGCCCGGCGGCTTCCCTGGAAGAAGTCGATTGTGACCGGGTCTTGATTCGTTCCCACGGTACAACCCCGGAGACGCTGGGTCAGGCCCGGGCCAGGGGTCTGGAGATTATCGATGCCACCTGCCCTTATGTGCGGCGGGCCCAGCGGCTGGCCCAAAAAATGGCCGCTGCCGGTTACCAGGTGGTAATCGTTGGCGAAGCCGGTCATCCAGAAGTTCAGGGCCTCCTGGGCTGGGCCGGGCCGGGGGCCGTGGTAGTTCCAGATAAAGAAGCGGCGGCAGCTTTACCCTTTCACCAGCGGCGGGCGGTTTTAGCCCAGACCACCCAGCCGGAATCCCGGTTGATGGAAGTTGCTGCAGCTTTGCGTTCCAATACGGATACTCTGGTAGTACACAATACCGTTTGCCAGGCCACCCACCAGCGTCAGGAAGCGGCAGTCAGGTTGGCGCGCCAGGTAGACGTAATGGTCGTCGTCGGTGGTAAGGAAAGCGCCAATACCCGGCACCTGGCAGAACTCTGCCGGGCGACGGGGACGCCTACTTACCATGTGGAAAGGGCCGGGGAGTTGTGTCGCCAGTGGTTCATAAATACCCGGAGGGTCGGGGTCACAGGTGGCGCTTCGACCCCAGCGTGGATTATTGAGGAGGTAGTTGTAATGTTGACTGGAGAGGAAAAAACGATGGTCCCGGAAGAAGAAAAGGAACCGGTAACCGCCCAGGAACCAGCGGCCGCTGGAGAACCCTTAGCCCCAGCAGCGCCAGAAGGTAACGCGGCAGTTTCCGAGCCGGAAAACGGGGCCGGAGTACCGGCAGCAGGGGCGGAAAACGCCGCTGCCGACTGGGATCAGGAGGCACCAGAGGTAGCCCCGGAAGAAGCCGGGACCCCGGAAGAGCAGCGTAGTGAAATGCAGCAGATAACCGCCAGGATGCCGGAACTGCGCCGCGGCAGCGTTGTTAGGGGTACGGTCATCCAGGTCAACGAAAATGAAGTTATGGTGGACGTGGGGGGTAAATCCGAAGGGATCATCCCCTTGAATGAACTATCCCACCGTAACGTGACCGACCCCCATGAAGTGGTTGCCGTGGGCGATACCATAGAGGTCATGGTTTTACGGCCCGAGAATGAAGAGGGCCATCCAGTATTGTCCAAGAGGCGGGCAGACCGCCGGGTTGCCTGGGAAAGGTTAGAGGAAAAACTGGCCAGTGGTGAGGAGATCACTGGTGAGGTTATCGAAGTCGTCAAGGGTGGTCTCCTGATTGACGTCGGCGTCAGGGGCTTTTTACCGGCTTCCCTGGTGGAGAGGGGTTATGTCGAAGACCTCAACGCCTACCTGGGACAAAACCTGCGCCTGCGGGTAATTGAACTCGACCGCAGCAAGAATAAAGTCGTCCTTTCCCGGAAGGCTATCCTGGAAGAAGAATATGAGAAACAGCGCCAGGCCACCTGGGAAAGCCTGGAAGTAGGCCAGGTGCGTACGGGCATTGTCCGGCGCTTAACTAACTTTGGTGCCTTCGTGGACCTGGGCGGGGTTGACGGCCTGCTCCATGTGTCAGAAATATCCTGGGGCCGGGTCGAGCATCCCCGGGATGCCCTGAGCGAAGGCCAGGAAATTGAAGTAAAGGTCCTGGGCATCGACCGGGAGGGCGGTAAGGTTTCCCTGGGCCGTAAGCAACTTCTGCCCAATCCCTGGGACACGGCAGCCGAACGCTATCCGGTAGGAACCGTTGTTGAAGGTAAAGTTCTCCGCCTGGCCCCCTTTGGTGCCTTTGTGGAGGTTGAACCGGGTATTGAAGGCCTGGTGCACATCTCCCAGCTGGCCGACCGCCACGTCGATAAACCCGAGGACGTTGTCAGCGTTGGCGAAACCATCCCGGTAAAGGTCCTGGGGGTAGATCAGGAAGCCCAGCGGATGAGCCTGAGCCTGCGCCAGGCTGCCCGGGAAAAGGCCAGGAAACAGCCCCGACCGGCAGAAAAGGCTGCCGAACCTCAAAATGATAGCGGTGTTAAACTTGGCGATCTCTTTGGGGAGCTTTTTGAGGAAAATCAATCCTCAAACCAGTAA
- a CDS encoding lysophospholipid acyltransferase family protein encodes MFYHFAKFVCYLFLRFICRWEVRGREHVPEAGPVVIVANHVSYLDPVAVGVACPRLVRFMAKEELFHIPIFKYIIKGLQAFPVRRGEVDRAALKTALQVLHQGQVLGIFAEGTRSPDGSLLPFQAGAAVLALKTGAPLLPVAVKNTNAIFRGGRIRVTFGRPLKMIISGRSYTPQEVQDLTSAAYQEVKKMLV; translated from the coding sequence GTGTTTTATCACTTCGCCAAGTTCGTCTGTTACCTTTTCCTCCGCTTTATCTGCCGCTGGGAAGTCCGGGGCCGGGAACACGTACCGGAGGCAGGACCGGTGGTCATCGTTGCCAACCACGTCTCCTACCTGGATCCAGTGGCTGTAGGTGTAGCCTGCCCGCGCCTGGTGCGCTTTATGGCCAAGGAAGAGCTTTTTCATATTCCGATTTTCAAGTACATCATAAAGGGCCTGCAGGCCTTTCCGGTGCGCCGGGGGGAAGTGGACCGAGCGGCCCTGAAAACCGCCCTACAGGTCCTCCACCAGGGCCAGGTCCTAGGTATATTTGCTGAGGGCACCCGGAGCCCGGACGGAAGCTTGCTCCCCTTCCAGGCCGGGGCGGCGGTACTGGCTCTAAAGACCGGAGCACCCCTTTTACCGGTGGCCGTTAAAAATACCAACGCCATCTTCCGTGGTGGCCGCATCCGGGTAACCTTCGGCCGCCCCTTAAAAATGATAATCTCCGGCAGAAGCTATACACCCCAGGAGGTCCAGGACCTCACCTCAGCCGCCTACCAGGAAGTAAAGAAAATGCTGGTCTGA
- the cmk gene encoding (d)CMP kinase codes for MKGNIAIDGPAGAGKSTVARLLAARLGYLYIDTGAMYRALTWKALRQGISPDDSRRLVELAQETTIRLEDRGARDVAVYCDGEEVTTAIRQADISRQVSLVASVPGVRQRLVEFQREMAASNRVVMDGRDIGTWVLPRAPYKFFLTASLEERARRRHRELLAAGQSVELETIKEEIRQRDALDSGREVAPLKPAPDAIIIDTGQMTVEDVVARLLALIVANQ; via the coding sequence TTGAAGGGTAATATTGCCATCGATGGTCCTGCCGGTGCTGGTAAGAGCACCGTAGCCCGGCTCCTGGCGGCCAGGCTTGGCTATCTCTATATCGATACCGGCGCCATGTATCGAGCCCTGACCTGGAAGGCCCTGCGCCAGGGCATCAGCCCCGATGACAGCCGGCGCCTGGTCGAACTGGCGCAGGAGACTACTATCCGCCTGGAGGACCGGGGCGCCAGGGATGTAGCTGTTTATTGCGACGGTGAAGAGGTTACAACCGCCATCAGGCAGGCCGACATCTCCCGGCAGGTATCCCTGGTAGCAAGCGTACCCGGGGTACGGCAACGCCTGGTAGAGTTCCAGCGGGAAATGGCTGCCTCCAACCGGGTAGTCATGGACGGCCGCGATATCGGTACCTGGGTCCTGCCCCGGGCCCCCTATAAATTCTTCCTGACGGCCAGCCTGGAAGAACGGGCCCGCCGGCGTCACCGGGAACTTCTGGCCGCCGGCCAATCAGTCGAGCTGGAAACGATTAAGGAAGAAATCCGCCAGCGGGATGCCCTGGATAGCGGGCGGGAGGTGGCTCCCTTAAAACCAGCCCCTGATGCCATTATTATCGATACCGGCCAGATGACAGTTGAGGATGTGGTAGCCCGGTTGCTGGCCTTGATTGTTGCTAACCAATAG
- the aroA gene encoding 3-phosphoshikimate 1-carboxyvinyltransferase, with translation MNLIIQSPRALTGVITPPGDKSISHRAALIGALADGTTTINGFLAGADCLSTLACLRALGVDITGPDAGRVTVRGRGLNSLCEPETVLDAGNSGTTMRLLLGVLAGQPFYSVLSGDASLRRRPMGRVTGPLQAMGAKIWGRCDGELAPLSVRGGNLRPLEYTLPVASAQVKSALLLAGLFTPGETVITEPYPSRDHSERMLRAAGADLQVKGTRIRIRGRQLLNPLTINVPGDISAAAFFLVAGCLHPRADITLEGVNLNPTRTGIIDTLLAMEAQLEITPGEETGGEPAGRIRVSSSSLRGLEIGGSLIPRLIDEIPVLAVAAALAEGETSIRDAAELKVKESDRITLVAGELARMGADITPRSDGFLITGRSHLRGAVVDSHGDHRLAMALAVAGLVATGTTVIRGAECMAVSYPGFTADLARLGVIVQKDEG, from the coding sequence ACGGTTTTCTAGCGGGAGCCGACTGCCTTAGTACCCTGGCCTGCCTGCGTGCCCTGGGGGTTGACATTACCGGACCGGATGCTGGTCGGGTAACAGTGCGGGGGCGGGGCTTAAATTCCCTCTGCGAACCGGAAACAGTCCTCGATGCCGGTAACTCCGGCACCACTATGCGCCTTCTCCTGGGGGTGCTGGCCGGGCAACCCTTTTACAGCGTTCTGAGCGGCGATGCCTCCCTGCGCCGGCGGCCTATGGGCCGGGTGACCGGGCCCTTGCAAGCCATGGGGGCAAAGATCTGGGGCCGATGCGACGGCGAACTGGCCCCTTTAAGCGTCCGGGGCGGCAATCTGCGGCCCCTGGAGTACACCCTCCCCGTGGCCAGCGCCCAAGTGAAATCGGCTCTCCTCCTGGCTGGTCTCTTTACCCCCGGGGAAACGGTCATTACCGAGCCCTATCCCTCCCGGGATCATAGTGAGCGCATGCTCCGGGCCGCCGGGGCCGACCTCCAGGTAAAGGGTACCCGGATAAGGATCAGGGGCCGGCAACTCCTTAACCCCCTGACCATTAACGTGCCCGGGGATATCTCCGCGGCCGCCTTTTTCCTGGTGGCCGGTTGCCTGCACCCCCGGGCTGACATTACCCTGGAGGGCGTAAACTTAAACCCGACCCGTACGGGGATAATCGACACCTTATTGGCTATGGAAGCGCAGCTAGAGATAACCCCGGGGGAAGAAACCGGCGGCGAGCCTGCCGGGAGAATACGGGTTTCCTCCAGCAGCCTGCGGGGCCTGGAGATAGGCGGGTCCCTAATCCCGCGGTTGATTGATGAGATACCGGTACTGGCGGTGGCCGCCGCCCTGGCCGAAGGTGAAACCAGCATCAGGGACGCCGCCGAATTAAAGGTTAAAGAAAGCGATCGCATTACCCTGGTGGCCGGGGAACTGGCCCGGATGGGGGCGGATATTACCCCCCGGTCCGATGGCTTCCTGATCACGGGCCGGAGTCACCTTCGCGGGGCCGTGGTGGACAGCCACGGCGATCACCGCCTGGCCATGGCCCTGGCCGTAGCCGGCCTGGTGGCTACCGGTACCACGGTGATCCGGGGGGCCGAATGTATGGCCGTATCTTACCCCGGTTTTACGGCCGACCTGGCCCGGCTGGGAGTTATAGTCCAAAAAGATGAAGGATGA